A genomic region of Acipenser ruthenus chromosome 9, fAciRut3.2 maternal haplotype, whole genome shotgun sequence contains the following coding sequences:
- the LOC117405448 gene encoding gem-associated protein 8-like, with product MDEAPHQESDAWYNHQVYSRYWRHYQQAMNWQYRHKQAYRKALEAVYYSPFSPPPPAAPHRYSDWNGDNCSSMSHYSAPRERMDWARQHRRRGQEMYKEELETESESEAESEGDSESDSEIEYDVSNMEITEELRQYFAQTEKHREELKKRQQLDAERQDTYVLADHDLYRVSGRSAQPPVERPGERRMAEMKKLYGEDAAKIQGMETAMQLTFDRNCDKKQPKYWPVIPLKL from the exons ATG GATGAAGCACCCCATCAAGAGAGTGATGCTTGGTATAACCACCAAGTGTACTCCAGGTATTGGCGTCATTACCAGCAGGCCATGAACTGGCAATACAGACATAAACAGGCTTATAGAAAGGCACTAGAAGCTGTTTACTATTCACCGTTCAGTCCACCACCACCTGCTGCACCTCATCGCTATTCTGACTGGAATGGTGATAATTGCAGTTCCATGAGTCATTATTCTGCACCCAGAGAGAGAATGGACTGGGCAAGGCAGCATAGGCGTAGGGGTCAGGAGATGTACAAGGAGGAGTTGGAAACAGAGAGTGAATCTGAAGCGGAGAGTGAAGGGGACTCGGAGTCGGACAGTGAAATAGAATATGACGTCAGTAACATGGAGATAACGGAGGAGCTTCGGCAGTACTTCGCACAGACTGAGAAACACAGGGAGGAGCTCA AGAAACGGCAGCAGCTGGATGCAGAACGGCAGGATACATATGTGTTGGCTGACCATGATTTGTACAGAGTTTCCGGTCGAAGTGCACAACCCCCAGTAGAGCGGCCCGGTGAGAGAAGAATGGCCGAAATGAAGAAACTGTACGGGGAGGATGCTGCTAAAATCCAGGGCATGGAGACAGCCATGCAGCTCACTTTTGACAGAAACTGTGATAAAAAGCAGCCAAAGTACTGGCCTGTCATCCCCCTTAAACTATAA